AAAAAGATTAAGAGGGTTAAAATGATGAGTGCTAAGATTAACGCCATAATAATGACACATATAACTCATAATTGCTCACATTTATTAGTTAAAATGCCTTCCCTAAAAAAGGGAGAAAAACGTGAAGGAGGTTTGCGAAAATCATGAATCCAATAATTAATTATCTTAAGAGTCTTAGCATGACTACTGTAAATATTTTAGTAGCTTTCATTTTCTTCATATTTACTGCAAAGATAACTGAACCAGCATTCTTCGGTAAAATTGCGATAATTCAACTTCTTGAAGCGATTACCTCATTTTATGCAATCCTTAATACAAGTATTATAGTAAGAGAAGTATCTTACATGTACGCGCAAAATAATATAGAAAAGAGATTTCTTAGCACAGTCTTAGTAACTCCATTCTTAGTTTCACCGTTTTTCCTAATTCTTTTAATCTTCCCAAATTATGTAAAACTAACAATACCATATTTAATACTTTACTTGTTTTATACATATTCAAGCTCAATATTAATTGGTTTGAATAGATTTACTGAAAATTCAATAATTGGCATAACTTTCCTTATAATAAGATGGGGGGTTTCACTTATCGCTGTTATTTATCATAATATCTATTTGTTTATCCTAATTTGGACTTTAGGTGGGCTTTTAACCAGCTTATCATCCTTTCTAATAATATACAATCATGTTAAAGGATTGCCCTTAGTTTTTGATTATAATATTTTCAAAAAAGTCTTTAAAGAGGGCTTACCGTTTTATTTATCAAATTTCTCTAATTTTCTGAGTTCTCAAGGGGATAGGATTACTACTGCTTATTTATTAGGCTCTGCTGATCTAGGAATTTATCAATTTTCGGCACTTCTATCTGGAGTACCTAGTATGATGATTAATGCCGCAAATTATGCTC
The nucleotide sequence above comes from Sulfolobales archaeon. Encoded proteins:
- a CDS encoding oligosaccharide flippase family protein, whose product is MNPIINYLKSLSMTTVNILVAFIFFIFTAKITEPAFFGKIAIIQLLEAITSFYAILNTSIIVREVSYMYAQNNIEKRFLSTVLVTPFLVSPFFLILLIFPNYVKLTIPYLILYLFYTYSSSILIGLNRFTENSIIGITFLIIRWGVSLIAVIYHNIYLFILIWTLGGLLTSLSSFLIIYNHVKGLPLVFDYNIFKKVFKEGLPFYLSNFSNFLSSQGDRITTAYLLGSADLGIYQFSALLSGVPSMMINAANYALLTSSSYYKAKGKDELKMSKIAFKVTAIMSFIISILSLPIAYYLVPILFPAYKSGLPVITILLLTLTLTMPINILTQLIIAFKRNLRPFTFLSIITGLTVVTTSFILIPRLGILGGAISQLLSSIISSSFILWYSLYTKVFELGRKELVVLSLIPLIFAYEVFLDPFPYPLFFDLLLLLFLILFFKKIRLFESDEKEIIFSFLNDKLSFMKTLMKLLL